One Chromatiaceae bacterium DNA window includes the following coding sequences:
- a CDS encoding arylesterase yields the protein MRHGLFILALLATAWLTACGQEPQLTPLPPGATVLAFGDSVTFGTGAAPGEDWPRALALKTGWEVINAGVPGDTAEAGKSRIQALLDQHQPALVIIEIGGNDFLRRRPRQAVKEDLRHLLRTVRQSGAQAVLVAVPELSLLNLVIGKGDAPLYQELSEEEAVPVIDQVFSEILSQPELRADQIHPNAEGYRRMASGIYDHLKQAGAL from the coding sequence ATGCGGCATGGACTTTTCATCCTCGCCTTGCTGGCCACCGCCTGGCTCACGGCCTGCGGCCAGGAACCCCAACTGACACCCCTTCCCCCCGGCGCGACCGTCCTCGCCTTTGGCGACAGCGTGACCTTCGGGACGGGAGCCGCCCCGGGGGAGGATTGGCCAAGGGCCCTGGCCCTCAAGACCGGCTGGGAGGTGATCAATGCCGGGGTTCCGGGGGATACGGCGGAAGCTGGCAAGAGCCGCATCCAAGCCCTGCTTGATCAACACCAACCCGCCCTGGTCATCATCGAAATAGGGGGCAATGACTTCCTGCGGCGCCGACCGCGACAAGCCGTGAAGGAGGATCTGCGGCACCTGCTGCGCACGGTCAGGCAGAGTGGGGCGCAAGCCGTGCTGGTGGCCGTGCCGGAATTGTCCCTGCTCAACCTCGTCATCGGCAAAGGGGATGCGCCCCTCTACCAGGAGTTGTCGGAGGAAGAGGCGGTACCGGTTATCGACCAGGTGTTTTCGGAGATCCTGAGCCAGCCAGAACTCCGGGCGGACCAGATTCACCCAAATGCCGAGGGCTATCGACGGATGGCTTCCGGCATTTACGATCACCTGAAGCAAGCCGGAGCCCTGTGA